A segment of the Gemmatimonadota bacterium genome:
GACTGCGGAACCAGCCCGACTCGGTCACGACGTCCCCGCCCCGCTCCAGGGTGGCATCCGCCTGGATGAAGCCCTGCACCTGCTGGCGCACGACGGGCTCGGCCTCGAAGCGGTAGAGCTGGATGGGCGCTGTCCCGGGCGCCTCTTGGGGCGGGGCATCCGCCGGAGTGAGTGCCAGGACGTCGACGTGCGGGTAGCCCTGCAGCCGGGCAGGATCGAGCAGGAAGAAGAATTGGCCGTCCACATAGTCGGCGTCGTCGATCACGAGCGTGTCTCGGCGCAGAAAGCCCTCGGCGGCGCCCAGCGCGGCCGGCCGGAACTCGGTTCGCTCGACATCCCCTTGCTGCTGTGCGAAGACGGTCTGGAACGAGAGCGGCCCGGCCCGGCCCGTGGCTCGGATCCCCAGATTGGCGGCCGGGATCGACTGGGTGAGGAAGCGGGATTCGGGAAGCTCGAAGCTGACGTCCCCCAGCTCGATGCGCTGGAGGAATTCCCCAGGCCGCCCCTGGTAGTAGAGGTTGAGGGTGTTGGCCGCGGAGAATTCGCGGGCCTGCTCATAGTCGACGTTGACGTAGAAGCGATCGAAGATGCTCCCGCCCGCCTCCAGCCCGAACTGCAATTCAGGAGTGATCCGGGGGAGCAGCCCTGCTTCGCAGGATTCCTGGATGGCCACGTCACAGGGTCGGAAGCGCGTCCAATCGCCTCCGAGCTCTCCCCGCCCCCTGAACCGGACCTGGAGACCCTCGACGCCCGGGACCGTGTCCGCGGGTACGGGCGCCTGCCCGGAGAGCGGCGGCGCGACGGCCAGCGCGAGGACGGCCCCCCACAGGACCCGCCTGCCTCTCACCGGCTCGGATCCTGCGTTCCCTGGGTCCGACCAGGGGATCGGGTCGCGCTGCCCGGTGTAGACCGGGCCAGCCCGGTACCCGTCGAGCGGCCTGCCCCGACCCGAACAGAGACCCCATGGGCATCCTGACACGCTATCTGGCTCGATCTCATGTGGGCCCGTTCCTGTTCGCGCTGGGGGCGCTGACCGGACTGCTGTTCCTCAACGCCGTGGCCCAACGACTCAACCTCCTGGTGGGCAAGGGGCTGGGGTGGGGCATCATCGGGGAGTTCCTTCTCCTTTCCCTGCCCCATACCGTGGCGTTGACCCTGCCCATGGCGGTGCTCATCGCTGTTCTCTATACGTTCGCCGACCTGACCGGGGCCAGCGAGGTCACCGCCATGCGCGCCGGGGGGGTCCCCCCGTCCCGCCTGTTGGTCCCCATGCTGGTCCTGGGCGGGATCGCTGGCCTGACCACCTACTACTTCAACGATCAAATCCTGCCCGAAGCGAACCATCGGCTCAAGACGCTGATGATCGACATCGCCAACAAGAGCCCCACCTTCGAGCTCCGCGACCAGGTGGTCAACGCGATCGAGACGACGGAGTTGGGCACCGTCTCCTACTACCTGCAAGCGACCGAGATCGACCAGGCCACCAACGGGCTGCGGGACGTGACCATCTTCGACGTCACCGACCCCCGCCGCCACCGCACCATCTACGCCGACCGTGGCGAGATGGCCTTCAACGAGGCGCGGACCGACCTTTACCTCACCCTCCATGAGGGCGTCGTCTTCGAAACGGACGAGGATCGGCCTGGCAGCTTGATGCGGACCGGGTTCGCGACCCAGGTGATCCCCCTGCGAGGCGTGGGGGACCTGCTGGAGCGGGAGGACGAGCAGACCAGCCGCAGCGACCGGGAGATGTCGGTCTCCATGCTCATGGCGGAGGCCGCCAACTATCGCGCCCAACAGGTGGACGCCTCCGAAGAGGCCCGTGAGGAATCCCTGACCGCCGTACGAAAAGCCCTGGGGCTCCCGCTGGACGCCGATTCATTGCTGCCGCAGGATACGGCCCGAGC
Coding sequences within it:
- a CDS encoding LptF/LptG family permease, coding for MGILTRYLARSHVGPFLFALGALTGLLFLNAVAQRLNLLVGKGLGWGIIGEFLLLSLPHTVALTLPMAVLIAVLYTFADLTGASEVTAMRAGGVPPSRLLVPMLVLGGIAGLTTYYFNDQILPEANHRLKTLMIDIANKSPTFELRDQVVNAIETTELGTVSYYLQATEIDQATNGLRDVTIFDVTDPRRHRTIYADRGEMAFNEARTDLYLTLHEGVVFETDEDRPGSLMRTGFATQVIPLRGVGDLLEREDEQTSRSDREMSVSMLMAEAANYRAQQVDASEEAREESLTAVRKALGLPLDADSLLPQDTARADAAITQAAFLQEEIPDDGMTRGTTVSIRTSKARWEIARDNRSRYWVEIHKKFAISTACLVFVLLGVPFAIRFPRGGVGMVISASVGIFGVYWTGLIGGENLADRGLVSPFWAMWGPNLIFGFFAVILVRRMGRETASMRGGGWDDLLHSLKGWLRHPFGGRERTA